The Plasmodium cynomolgi strain B DNA, chromosome 13, whole genome shotgun sequence DNA segment aaaaacaaaaaaataaaaaaaagaaagaaaagaaggaaagaaaagaaaagcggtTTCCCAGCGGGGAAGAGGCATATCCTTTGATCTTAAGTGTCTACCGATTTACGTTACATCTCTGTCTTCacttcatttcgttttttttttttgccaaaaagtCTAAGtattaacaatttaaaaataaaaaaaatcctagAAAAAAANNNNNNNNNNNNNNNNNNNNNNNNNNNNNNNNNNNNNNNNNNNNNNNNNNNNNNNNNNNNNNNNNNNNNNNNNNNNNNNNNNNNNNNNNNNNNNNNNNNNNNNNNNNNNNNNNNNNNNNNNNNNNNNNNNNNNNNNNNNNNNNNNNNNNNNNNNNNNNNNNNNNNNNNNNNNNNNNNNNNNNNNNNNNNNNNNNNNNNNNNNNNNNNNNNNNNNNNNNNNNNNNNNNNNNNNNNNNNNNNNNNNNNNNNNNNNNNNNNNNNNNNNNNNNNNNNNNNNNNNNNNNNNNNNNNNNNNNNNNNNNNNNNNNNNNNNNNNNNNNNNNNNNNNNNNNNNNNNNNNNNNNNNNNNNNNNNNNNNNNNNNNNNNNNNNNNNNNNNNNNNNNNNNNNNNNNNNNNNNNNNNNNNNNNNTTTAAATCtgctaaaattaaaaaaaaggaaaatctaAAAAGAAGACTTCTCTTcgattcgaaaaaaaaaatgccacaaCTCAGAATCATAATTTTATGGAGTGAGCATAATCATACATGAGGAATcattggataaaaaaaaaaaagctgtcCTGAGGAGGACCTGTGCTGATTGATGCAACTTTTCAAACTGACTGTCCGAGCAGtggtacacacatatatacatgtgtgcatacgtAGGCGTGTGCCTTCTTATAGGAGTAACTCCAGGGACAGGATGGCCAAAACGGCTAGGAGGGCTCTGCTCAGGCCCTGGAAGAAGGATCCGCCATCATCACCCTTCTTCTCTGTTTCCAGACCCGATGCCTCTCCTTCCGAGTCGCCTTTCACCACTGCCTCTCCGGTGGGTTGCTCTGCCTCTTCCGCTTCGCCTCTGATTTCCGTGTCCGCATCCTCTGCGCCGTCGCTGTGTTCGCTGTGTTCACTGTCTTCGATGTCTTCTCCTTTGACTGGGGCATCATTCTGGTCCGCCTCTGCAGGCTCGGCCACTTCTCCAGCGGCTTCATCCGCGGCGGTCGACTCTGTGGAGTCCCCATCTGCTGCGTCATCCGAGGCGGTCGACTCCGTGGAGCCCGCTTCCAACAAACCGTCGTCCCCCTCGCCGCTTTCGCCATCCTCATCACCGCCACTTTCTTTGTTACTTCCCGCATCTACACCCTCGGCATCTTCACTTTCTCCCTCCTCATTCTCCTTCTctgcctcccccttttcttcaACAGATTCTACATCTCCCCCGCTGTCCTTCTCATCTAGCGcgttcttttcctcctctttggcGCTCTCGTATCCTTCGTCCAGGTCATTCATGCCACTTCCGTCGTTgttctcctcctcatcagAATTGCTtccctttacatttttgggtttttctttttccttcatcttCTCCTCATCAGTTTGTGCCTCGATTTGGTCGCTTGTCGCGTCTCCCTTCTCGCTGACCGCGTCTCCCTTCTCGCTGACCGCGTCTCCCTTCTGAGTGACCGCGTCTCCCTTCTCGCTGACCCCCTCTCCCTCCTTGTACACGTCGAAGAAGGAGGCCTGGTTCCCAAACACCTCATCGGCACTCTCGTTGGCACTGGTGAGCACTGCCACCTTCTTCAACACCTTGTCGCTCTCACTGAACAGGCGGTCCAGGTTATACTCTTTGGCTTTCTCATTCAGCGCGTTGTATTTTTCTGTCCTCTCGTCGATTTCAAGTTCTTTGTCATACACCTGCTGGTATCCCAAGTGCAGCAGCGCCTGGAGCTTCTGCAGGATTCGCTTGTCCTTCTCCCAACGAGGCGCTCCACCAGCTGATTCACCAACCGCTCCATCAACCGCTCCACCTTCCCCCACCTGGGAGGCATTGTCTTTGAGCGAGTCCACCTGAGAGCCCACCTTCTCGAGATACCTCACGATGCCCGCAACAGGGTCTGTgatcttcttctccttgaGGTTCTCGAAGTTCCTTTTGAGCACACTACTGAGCACATTTAGGTTCAACGGGTTCTTATAGCAGTAGGACTTGATACAGCTAgctaaattgtgaaaaattccatttttctcataatacaattttttcaaagtcTCCACCAGTCCATTTCTCATATCGATGATTCTCTTCTTCCTATTATAGTCATCAAGAATATCCATCTCAAGTAAGTCCTtatactcctttttttcttcaacattTTCCATATCACTCACATTGGTTTTGCTAAAATTGAGTGCCTTAATAGTTGGcttatacttaaaaaaatatcagctGAAATGATTCCATTTCCATGAGCAAAATCATCATAAGTCAAAAAAGGATCAACattttcatcaaaaatttctttcatgtcattattttttgctttattatatatagacAAATACTTCTTCCTTAAtctattaatatttttctcgaCTTGATTTagtttctccatttcttctttcaatACCTTGGCTAGGTTTTCCTGAAGAGATGTTATATCAAcgtcctccattttgttaatatcgAGAGTGTCTAACAAGTAGAGGTAATACAAATCTTGATCTGGGCttctcttcatttcgttGTATCTATCCTCTAGTAGGTCTTTCAAATCAGAAGCATCATATTTATTGACAAGCATTTTGGAGAGTTCATTTcctaatttattaaaaatatccttttttttcactaccTGTTCATTCATTTGTGATAAAAGGATactctttgctttttttattttatttgaaaaattttcactaCTGTTCATTATATGATCTACTTCatcatttgttcttttcaGCTCATCCTCTTTATTGAATACTTCAGTGTCATCATTCCCATCTGTGAttgtctctcctttttttttatccaaacTAGtgtcataattttcttcttctgtttcGTCTAGATCATTATCtggtttttgtttttgagtagactctccattttgttcctcctcctcctttgtaCACACAACATTAAGTGACACGTAGGAGTTGTTAATATAGCATTGATCCTTCTCATTCAGGGCATCCTTTTGCAACACATATGGATTGATCACACACTCTCTGTTATTATCACATTGCCTTTTCAACACATCAGTAATGTCTTTTAAATTAactttacaaaaaggagagtgtAAGATTGcgctttttatatttagatgTCCCTCCTTACAAGTGATTggttctttatttttattcttaatgaaaaaaaaatacttaacATGAGTTTCATCTAAGAAAAAAGAGTTACTCAAAAGACATGTCGTCGATGTTTTGATTTCATTCTTTTCCGATTCCACACATTCCTCAATCtcgatttcatttttgtctctCAAACTATGGGTTCTTCTTTTAAATACGTAATCGAAATaatatttgcattttctgtTACCCATACATTTTGCTTCTACTTGATCTATGCAGCTTTTGTGGATGATTCGGTTTTTCTCGTTCACGCACTTTACTTCGCAGTGCAGGATGTAGAGGCTTCCCTGGGAGCACCTGCGGAAGGGGGCGGTGGTTAGCATCATCACGTGGGGTTGGAAGCGTCACGCGGGGTTGGAAGCGTCACGTGGGGTTGGAAGCGTCACGCGGGGTTGGAAGCGTCACGTGGGGTTGGAAGCGTCACATGGGGTTGGAAGCGTCACGCGGGGTTTGCACCATCACGTGGGGGCGAACTCCGCTTAAggtgtgcttctccccaagCGCAGGAGACCCCCGCTACTCAGCCAAGACAGCAGCCACCCATTTGGACTTACTTCAAGGAATTCTCCTCCCCGAACTTAATGACGTCGTTATGCACGTAGCATCTCGTTCGAGACGTCAGGCATAGCAGCAGGAGGGCGAGGGGGATGCggcacaggggggggagtttCATTttaaggggggggagagacaaATAGGGGGTAAATGGGCGATAAATGGGCGGTAAATGGGCGGTAAATGGGAGGTAAATGGGAGGTAAATGGGAGGTAAATGGGAGGCAAATAGGAAGCAAATAGGAATCAAATAGGAAGCAAATAGGAATCAAATAGGAATCAAATAggagcacaaaatgggacacAAAAAGGGATGCAAAAAGGAGGTCAAATTGGTGACTAACTGGGCCCAGCGGAGCAACGCTTACCACGGTGGTAGCTACACGCGCTCCTGCACAGTTAAGCAGCCCTTGGCGCCACCCCCACTCGAGCCCAAACGTACGCAGGCGCACAGGGGTCTGTGCACATACGAGAACTAATAAATGGCGgggaataataatttaattaggTTGAATGGGCTGCGCCGCGCAcagaaaaggggcaaaaggaGGGACGAAGTGGTGGTAAAGGgtgaaggagagaaaaaaggaagaagaaaaaaaaaaaaaaaaaaaaaaaaggacgagAAAAAACGCACACGCAAACGAACACTAACACGAAAAATgaagcgaaaaataaaacgcaggggtaggaaaaacaaacgaagCTCGCGgctggccaaaaaaaaaacgacacaAGGAGgtatgtaaattatttttaagcgTTGCCGCACAGGTGTTCGCCGGGGTGCGCGTCGTACCAACGGCACAAGCCAAAGTGGTTGCCTACTTCAGATcgactcaaaaaaaaaaaaaaaaaggtaacatCAGAGAGTGCGGCTTGGCCGTGGagggatgaagaaaaaggaagaaggaaaacgagAAAGGAAAGTAAAAGAGAagtaaaagggaaaggaaaagaaaatttcttATTAATCAGAGGTACACAAATATGTGCGTGCACACAACTACATATTTTATGTGTAAATACCCGCACGCCGCCCACGCATAGAAGCTCTCCTCTCGCGAGCCGGTCGAGGGCGACTTACACGAATCGCGGGTTACTACTCCTACGAAGCGTATACTGGTAATAACACCCCCAAAAGGATGGCGGCGTACACATCTATAATATACACGGCGTTTGTACTTACGTGTGCGTGCATTCCTCTCATCCGCGCAGCTGCCGGATGAGCTTTATCACATCCATCGCGAACTCATTAATTTCAAAGCATAGAGTGGCTCACAGCAGTAGGGTCATAATTGCACGTGTTAGCATTGATGTGGTTTTATAGCTGCACAGGAAAGANNNNNNNNNNGcacagaaagggaaaaaaaaataaaaaaaaaaaaaaaaaaaaaacaaacctatttttgcctcttcactttttttgtttcgtcACCGTTTATTGCGCCACTGCTCATTTTGCATTTGTACTTTTTGTTGCGCCTCTTTCCATTACGCTATTGCTCacttgtgcgtttttttttttaaatccagCCTGATGTATGTGGCTCTCCCTATATGCATTCACATGTTCGCGCGgcgcaaattaaaaaaaaaaaaggggaaaaagcagCAAGCACGGGAGTGGCCCAAAAGTAACTTTGGCCCCGCCACTTTGTATGGAACGAGCCCCACGGCGGACTTCCGAAAGTGGCCTTAAAGGGACTCCCTCCAATGTGTGGCCCTCTTTGAAGAGGGCAGCCGGAGTGgcccaaaaaaggaaagaagcaaACGGACTAACGGGTGAACGGACGAACGGATGAACGGATGAACGGATGAACGGATGAACGGACGAACGGACGAACGGACGAACGGACGAACGGACGAACGGACGAACGGACGAACGGACGAACGGATGAACGAACGCTGCCGAGTCAATGCGGAtgaggcggaaaaaaaaacagttcgCCGCGCAAATAAATCTCCCTTTGCgcaatttctttttgcgaGCACAACGCGAATG contains these protein-coding regions:
- a CDS encoding surface protein (putative) is translated as MKLPPLCRIPLALLLLCLTSRTRCYVHNDVIKFGEENSLKCSQGSLYILHCEVKCVNEKNRIIHKSCIDQVEAKCMGNRKCKYYFDYVFKRRTHSLRDKNEIEIEECVESEKNEIKTSTTCLLSNSFFLDETHVKYFFFIKNKNKEPITCKEGHLNIKSAILHSPFCKVNLKDITDVLKRQCDNNRECVINPYVLQKDALNEKDQCYINNSYVSLNVVCTKEEEEQNGESTQKQKPDNDLDETEEENYDTSLDKKKGETITDGNDDTEVFNKEDELKRTNDEVDHIMNSSENFSNKIKKAKSILLSQMNEQVVKKKDIFNKLGNELSKMLVNKYDASDLKDLLEDRYNEMKRSPDQDLYYLYLLDTLDINKMEDVDITSLQENLAKVLKEEMEKLNQVEKNINRLRKKYLSIYNKAKNNDMKEIFDENYKPTIKALNFSKTNVSDMENVEEKKEYKDLLEMDILDDYNRKKRIIDMRNGLVETLKKLYYEKNGIFHNLASCIKSYCYKNPLNLNVLSSVLKRNFENLKEKKITDPVAGIVRYLEKVGSQVDSLKDNASQVGEGGAVDGAVGESAGGAPRWEKDKRILQKLQALLHLGYQQVYDKELEIDERTEKYNALNEKAKEYNLDRLFSESDKVLKKVAVLTSANESADEVFGNQASFFDVYKEGEGVSEKGDAVTQKGDAVSEKGDAVSEKGDATSDQIEAQTDEEKMKEKEKPKNVKGSNSDEEENNDGSGMNDLDEGYESAKEEEKNALDEKDSGGDVESVEEKGEAEKENEEGESEDAEGVDAGSNKESGGDEDGESGEGDDGLLEAGSTESTASDDAADGDSTESTAADEAAGEVAEPAEADQNDAPVKGEDIEDSEHSEHSDGAEDADTEIRGEAEEAEQPTGEAVVKGDSEGEASGLETEKKGDDGGSFFQGLSRALLAVLAILSLELLL